Below is a genomic region from Parus major isolate Abel chromosome 19, Parus_major1.1, whole genome shotgun sequence.
AGCATTGGGATGTGTTGGGCAGTGTTGGGCAGCATTGGGATGTGTTGGGCAGTGTTGGGCAGCGTTGGGATGTGTTGGGGAGCACTAGGATGTGTTGGGAAGTGTTGGGATGTGTTGGGCAGCGCTGGAATGTGTtgggcagcagtgcctgggctcTCAGGTCAGGGGGCACTTTGGTGGTACTgtgtgctggccctgctgttAGTTTCATGCTGATCCCAGGCAAGGAGAGAAAATGGCACTCATTTGACATGGAGAGACATGGGACTTGGCTTGCTGCATCCTCAGTCGGGGCCAGCCAGACCATGGGGCATCCCAATGAGAGGATGTGAAGTGGGGAGCTCCTGCTATTGGAGGCTGTATTTGGCTTCTTTATAAGACTTTCGTGGCCTGAAGTTTTGGCCAAGGATCTGGCACTGACTGCTCTTTCCCCTTGCCCACAGGCTTTCTGTGACGATGCCTCTGGGCTGAAGTTTAACCCAGTTCTCTACCCCAAGGTGAGGTAACCTGCCTGAGTTGGTCGTGTGTTctgcagggacacccaggaCCACTGTTGAAAACTTTAAGCCTAATTACGTGGGAATTTGGCTTCTTTCCCCCTTCTACTCCCCTGGTGCTGCCTAGCTGTTGTTGTACCCTGTTGCAGCTCTGGTGGGCTCTCCTCACCCCTCAGCATGGATGTTTTGGCCATCATTCATCAGATGAAACAACTGgcattttgctttcttgcagGCATCCCAGATGATAGTGTCTTACGATGAACATGAGGTCAACAACACATTCAAGTTTGGTGTGATCTATCAGAAGTTCAGGCAGGTGAGTTGTCCCCATGCCACTTGCATGGAGcatgtccctgtgccccagagATCCATGTTTCACGAGCACAGACTCACCTCTGACGTTAATTCTGCCACGTGCAGCACCTCGTATCGCTGGATGTCCTCACTGACTGTGTTCCTCATTGCTCGGATGTTTTCCCTACTCATTAAAAAATGATATGACTGAAAAGTCTCAGTATGGAAATCAGCCCACAAGCTGCTGTAGGGAAAAGTGGATGAGAAAATGGATTTTAGCAGGCATGGTATTTTAATCAGATACATGTTTAGACAGTTAAACAGCTACTTTTGTCTGGAGGGACTGTGGGCTCTGAAGAGAGGCACTTGCTGAAAATGCTGTAATTAGGAGGGGGACTCTGGATGGGGagtgcagagctcagcctcAGAACTCACCGAGAATTACTCTGACAGGCACTCTAATTATCTTACATGTTGCATTTTGGGTTGGATTGAGTGACTCACGCAAGGCCGTAATTAGGGTCtgattattttgaaatacagcaaGCAGGAGATGATTAGGGATTTTTCAACAGAGGATTCACTTCTGGTTTGGTATTTCCTGGATATTATCCCAAGGTCCTTGCTGGGGCTCAGAAGAGGCTCTCAGCAGCTTTACCCTAGGCTGTGGAAGCCCACAGATGGTGCTGATGGCTGGTGGTGAATGTGGTGGTAccagctggggagcagaggtggGGAGCAGCCTGTGGCTGTACAGGACACCATGGAACAAGGTGCCAGTCAGaccccagggatgctgtggatggagctggaggtggcagGGGATTGGACAGGCAGGGAAATTGGGGCTGTCAGCAGATGCACCCTGTGTTTTGTAGACCCAAGAGGAGGAGCTGTTTGGCAATAATGAAGAGAGCACTGCTTTCAAGAACTTCTTAAGTTTTCTGGGAGACACCATAACTCTCCAGGACTTCAAAGGGTAAGTTAGATAAAAAGGATGattttacaaatacattaaCAAGAGACCATGTCATCTGTAAAAATATCTACGTGTGAGAACAGAAGTCATCTCGCTCATGAGCGGGATGTGTGGAGCAGAAGCAAATATAGCTTTGGCTTGTTTTTCAAAGCTGggggagtttaaaaaaaaattggagctgccaagagagaaaaacttcttttcctgcagctttgaGGTTGTGATAAAATCTAGCTATATTCAGTCATAGATGGAAGGAAGTCTGTGGAAATGTGCCATGCCCGGTGTTGTGGCTCAGCCACGGGTGCTCCCAGGGCAgtcactgcagcagccacagtgcAGGCACAGActctcactgctgctgaggGATGGTGAGGTCACAGCTGGTGCCCATGGCTGTGGTCAGCCCTGGCTGACCAGCCCTGCTTTATGTGCACCCTGTATTTCAGGCTGGTGACAAGGATGGCTGGTTACTACACATGACGCATGGTTTGTTCTTTCCCGTTTGCTCACTGCTAGATGAAGATAAATGAGCTGGGCTGTTCCATCAGCCTGTCCCCTGACAGCTGCTGGTGTTTTCTGTGAAGCTTTCAATTAAtatctcttcttttctctccgCCTTTCCCTTGATCTCCAGTTTTCGAGGAGGCCTGGATGTCAGCCATGGGCAGACGGGAGCAGAGTCTGTGTACACGGTGTTCAGGGACAGGGAGATAATGTTTCATGTCTCTACAAAGCTGCCTTTTACCGAAGGAGACACACAACAAGTAAGAGAAGCTGCTTGCACAGAAGGGTCTGAGTGGGGGGCTGACATTGCCCTGCCCAGTGCTGTGGGCACTGCCAAGCTGTGGGAAGTGGCTGCTTGGCTCCCCAGCCTGGGACTGTGcttgctcctgcaggagcagaaccGCCTAGTTTCACTGACCCAATGTTCTCCCTTCTGGTTTAGCTCCAGAGGAAGAGGCACATTGGCAATGACATCGTGGCAATTATCTTCCAAGAGGAGAACACGCCATTTGTCCCAGACATGATTGCCTCCAACTTCCTGCATGCCTATATTGTGGTGCAGGTGGAAAACCCCGAGGCGGATAATACAGCATACAAGGTGAGGGCAGTCCCAATGTGCACCTACccattttttcttcagcatcttTAGACGAGGGCATGGAgggacaggaaaagggggaatggcttcccacttGCAAAAGGTAGGGTTAGATTAGaaattaggaggaaattcttctgtctgagggtggtgaggccctggcacaggttgccaaGGGCACTTGTCCTGTGCTTAGTGATGCAGTCAGTATTTTCAAGGTAAATCCTTAGGCCTGGTGGAGACTTGTCCCTGTGTGAtgaacacacacagacacatgcaCACAGGTGTGTTATGTATGCACTGTTACataatgtgtgtgtatacagACATCAGTGCATAAAATACGTATTTGTAAAACACCTCATTTGTTAAAGTGTTTTGATGGTCCTTGGTGTTTGCATGTGCCTTGCAGCAATCTGACATATCACCTGGGTGTAGGTGGCATCAACACCCTTACCCTGCTGCACCCGTGGGAATAACGTGTCTCTTGACTCCTCAGGTATCAGTCACAGCCCGGGAAGACGTTCCCTCCTTTGGCCCACCCCTGCCGAGCCCACCGGTGTTCCAGAAGGTAGGAGCTGAGAGGGAGGCATGTTCCAAGCTATAAAAAATAGATGTGCACGTCCGAGATGTTTCCAAGCACACTGGCTTTGGGAAAACAGGACTTCTGGAATTGATCTGCATTAATTTTGGCTTCCACTGAGACTCCAAAACACTGAGGTGTTTATGGTAGGGTGAGTGGCATGCACCACTGCATGGCATTACTTGAGCAAGGTGGCAGCAGTGGCTCTGGTGCTGTGTTGGTGCAGGTGGGCACCTCAAATCCATCTGGGGTTTTCCACCAATGCTTCCACATCTGGAGGGACTGCTGGGTGCTGTGAACTTGGGTTTTGGGTTGGTACAGCTGTGGGGTCCACAGAGAGATAGAGAGTCTTAAAATGGTGGGTGTTTTCCACCTTGGTtgtctccctgcagagccccgAGTTCCGAGAGTTCCTGCTGACCAAGCTCATCAATGCTGAGAATGCCTGCTGCAAGTCCGACAAGTTTGCGAAGCTGGAGGTAACACTGCCCACATGTCCCTGCCTGGAAAAGGGTTTGGAGAGTTCTTCCATTCCTCCTCCAAGCTACCTTTCCCCGTTGAACTCAGTGCTCTGCATGGTGACCATGGGGCGGGCACTGCCCTCGAGGCACGAGCTGGTGTCACATGGATCGGTGCCACTGCTCCTCCCTTGGAGCCCCTGGCTGagtccttttctctcctgcaggaCCGGACACGTGCTGCCTTGTTGGACAACCTTCACGATGAGCTCCATGGGCACACGCAGAccatgctggggctggggccCGAGGAGGACAAGCTGGAGAATGGGGGTCATGGAGGCTTTCTGGAGTCTTTCAAGGTAAATCCCTGCCCTTGCGAACAACAGAGCTAAAATTCACCTTGGGTTGGCAAAGTGCATATTTGGAAACAAGAGGTGTCCCCTGAGGGTACAGTGGCAAGAGGAGGTGGgggctgctgccaccactgTCTGCTCAGCCTGCCAAGTGCCCAAGCTGGTCCTGGTGGGAGCAAGCAGAAGCTGGCACTGTTGCATTATTGGTGAGCGTCCCCATTGGAGTGACTTCTGCAGAGTTCCTGACACTCTACCAgtgtgctgcagcagtttttgTGTCACCAGAGGGTCTCAGTCCAGGCCCAGTCCCCTCCCGCAGGGtgtgcctgcagctgggctctgctgtggcagaaCGTGTTCTGCTCATGTTCTGGCAGCTGGCTGCcactgctgtgggacagggatCAGGAGGGGtgccccaggcagctgccacagcaAGCGGGTGGGAGGTGGTGGTCATTGTGCTTAAAACAGAAGATAGAAAGAAAGGTGCTGGATGTGGAAGGGGGAAGTGTTGCTAAGTGTGCCAGGGAGACAGGGTGAGTGTGAGGGAAAGCAGGTGATGTGggctggaggaaaaggaatggGTAAAGCACTGTGGAGGAAACTCTGAGCAGCCACTGGTGGTAGGGACAGAGGCTGGCTGGGAAGCAGGGACATCCCTCGAGATGGAGGGGCAGCACTTGAGTCTGAGGCTATAAGCCATTGCCAGGTGTCTGTGGTGCAGCTGCCCTCTAGCACAGAGGGGGCTGGTGCTGGGTAGCTGTCATTGGGCAGGGGGactgtcctggctgcagctgtgctgggacagctcctgcagtTATCTCAGGTACGGTTATCCCTGTAGCATAGAGAAGTGAGTCTGGTGAATGGGGCCAGGGAGGAGGGGTGCACAGCTCCACAGACCCTGCTGCAAAGGCTCAGATGTGTCCTGTTCCAGGGTGAGACATGTAGGAATGGAACCGCTGTGCACAGCGTCATTGTCCGACGCTGAGGTTAAACAGCGATGTTCCGGCACactttgtgtgtgtgaggagACAGACCATGCTCTCTTGGCATTGCAGGGAGTGCTGGGGTGGGAGGTGAGCCCTGTGGTCCGTGGTGGGCTACGCCTGTCTGGGTGCCTGGTGCCCACACTGCTGGGCTGCCTGCTGGCTTATGTCCTGCACCGTGCACTGCCAGAGCGCTGCGGGGAGGACACACAGTGAAGGAGGGCTGAGATCTGGTCCCCATTGCATCTTTGTGCCTGCTGCCTTGCACCTACGACCCAGCCTACAGGCCTATGTCCTTGGCCAGGGGACCAGGGGACCAGTTCTCAGGGGTGAGCAGAGCTCAGTTCTGCTGGGCTCTGAGTGAGTGAGAGGTGCCTTTGCTTCTTctgtggggaaggagctgctcctcagggctgaTGTGTTGGGGAACCTCACAGAGttccacagccctgggcaggagccTGCAGAGTGTGAGtacctgtggctgctgctttgcagcAAAGCAACTGGTCACTTTTACCTAAGAACAGTGTCAAATTGTGTATGAATTTCTGCTGACCCAAATAAATTCAGTCTGATGGACTCTTGCTTGATGTTCATTATTGGATAGGCAGGAGGGGCTCTTGGGGCTGTGGTCTTCAGCACCAGAGGCTCAGTgagagctcagggctgcagcttCCTCTTACCCTGGTATGGGTGCAGCTGTGGCTCCATGCCCCCCGAGCCAGCAGCAAACAGCCTGCATTCTGCAGATGCAGTGCTGGCACCTCCAGGCGTTTGGCCTGCCATGGCTCATCGACTCTTTAGCCTGGGCTGGGATtcaggggctggaggagcagcagccacagctgagggAACAGCTGAGAACAGAGAAGGTAGCTGATGTGAAGGGTGAGGGAAGGGGGCAGCTTGACGGGGAGAAATGAAGATcaaagggagcagggagggcctgtggctgctgtgaggCCACTGCTGCACAGCTCACTTCCAGTCCCTTCCAGAGGTGGATAGACCAAACCAGAAGCCACATCAGTGGTTCAGGCTAAATGTATTCTCAAGCAGTAGCTTACTGAATAACAGAAGCACTTCTGTGTGGCTGTGAAGCGTTCAGCTCAGGGGCTGTTttgggacaggctggagaggtgcAGGAGAGGATCTGTTCTCTCTGAGTCCAGGGAGAATTGTGGAAGATGTGCACACAAACATGGCTTGTGGCTTGGCTGTGgtccctgttcctgctgagGGGTATGGGAGGTTGGCCAGGCAGGAGGCAGGGCTTGTGTCTCCTGGTCCTATAGGTGCAGTCCTTGATATCACAGAGCAATGGGGAAAGATCTGATCCATGGTGGCTGTGGGGCTCCCCAAGGGCAGCCCACCCTCAGCTGCACCTGCCAGCACGGCTGCTACGAGTTGTGCTATTTTTGGGGTGTGCTTGCTCTCGGGGAGGCATGGACAGGTTGCTCTCCCTTGTGCCTGGGGAAGACCTGAGGCTCTGGAGGAGTTCTGGGGAGAGCACCCTGCTGGGTGGTGATGACCTGctgtcctgtcccctctgccacagAGAGCCATCCGGGTGCGCAGCCACTCCATGGAGACGATGGTGGGCAGCCAGAAGAAGCACCATGGCAGTGGCATCCCAGGCAGCCTCAGTGGGGGCATTGCACACAACAGCGGCGAGGTGACCAAGACCACCTTCTCGGTGAGCATGTCCTCACGTCCCTCTGTCCATCCATCCCACTGTTACTTCCTCTTCCCACCCCTCCACAGCCTGACAGGTCACTGCTTTCCACTGATGCAGCCTGGCAGTGGCATgctgtcgtggtttaaaaccaataactaagaaaattacttatttcttgctgtgagatatggattagaataagggcaaaacaggcataaaacttaaaaggaataaagaaagtttattgacaaacaacaagaataagaacaccagaataaacttccagaaaaaccttttcatcccttatctatttactattctctcgttcacatgacaacagagacaaaaactttggaactttggtggttaaaacagtcccaattcttgctacagtcttttcacctgtctttgtagagaaacagaaacttcttcctgttaatttatggagtttctcacacgaaaactatttttgttatagttttccattgccctgatatcagctgcccagagctgctgttatcagagcccacccctcccattttcacatcactctgagatgtgtatgggtcatgagtcgagggatagcatttttaaggatgagtattcaaaggtaaaaaagtcttcttcatctgcttctgtgagcttcactagacaacagttttctcattgcctctcaaggcttcaaatcttccagcacttcactataccataattactcaagtttacactttgaacactttattcctccctacatacttatcatgaattaaaggagttctttccaggacttcattgtccatctccataggctaacagaaagatatttcagctaaattaaagcatcttcttaattctctacctttcttgaagtttcttttctttcttgtcactggtagtttataaagtctcttttcatgttgatcattctccttttctctctctggataaaaagattaatccgcaagtctcatctgagtaatgaaagagttaaaatcttgcccaggctgttgtaggtagttctgtggcctcggctgGTGCAGGAGTCTGTGATGGAAAGTTCCTCACGGCTGCTCTGAGAGTGTGGTCaccgtctctgcttgctgcaggctcagagcccctctccttcttcactcggcagtttctggtgaattccatcacggcaaaacctgcagccaagccaggaaccggcccggcccagACAGGGCTCGGGAcaagccccccgcaggccccatctcccagccgggagatgcagcaggcccagcccggcccccgcccggccgcatggacgggcagagagagagaggccggagctctgctacctttcaccgccaggaaacaaagagaactcagagagctctggttttacactttaaagtAAGGTTCACAAGTtaatcccacttttcaatggcctaaactgctgtcaattctcagcaatggccgataattggtcaggagaaaagactctaggcagttcccagcaacttcaactttcttaaaggtaaagtagCTTCATGACACATGCCATGCGCTGCATGGGCTGCAAGGGGAAGAGTGAGGTGGAGACTTGAGCAGGCTGTGAATTTGGATGCCTTGTTTAAGTTGGGCTCATTTTGTGGGAGAACCAAAGATAAGCTTCCTCGGGTTTTGGGCCCAAAGTAAAAGGAGATAGAAAAGAAGTTCTGGCATTATGTGGTTTTAAGACGTGCAGGCAGTTCTTCGCAGGATATTTAGTGTCTGGACTCCCAGGAGAGAGCTGTGCTCTCAAACCAGGTATGTTCTCTGCTTTCAgccccctgtcccagctgctgctgccaagaaCCAGTCCAGGAGCCCCATCAAGCGCCGGTCAGGGCTGTTCCCTCGCCTGCACACAACATCGGAGAGCCAGGCGGAGAGCAGGACAAGGTGGTAAGTTTGTGGTGGTACCTATAGAGCATATGCCACTCTCAGTTGGGTAGCACAGTTTGACCATCCTTTTTAAATCTCTTGTATAACTTGTGCAACCTGTCTCTTTGTGCTCTCAGTGACAGTGTTTCTGGAGCCCAGAAGACACCAGATTTGGGACATTCTTCCCAAGAGATGAAATCTGAAACCTCATCCAACCCCAGCTCCCCTGAAATATGTCCCAACAAAGACAGGTGAGCCAGGAGGAGCCCATCCTCATTCCACCACAGCTCAACAGACATCAAGGAAATTGTCAAACAAAACCATATCCAAATTTTACTGTAAGTAAAATAAGTTTGATATTAAGGGAGAAAAGATTCTGGTGATTCATAAGCACAGCTCCTTTTTGGTCTTTACAAAGaagagcaaagagcagcatTTGACCTAGGTTGCCTCCAGGGCATAGaaggctgctgtgcctgtccctctgtgctAAGATAAAGTCAGCTCGACCTAGAGCTACCTGCTGGGCACCCACCCAGTGCCTTATCCCATGCCTTTGGAAGTGGTTATGTGCTGAAGCACCCCAAATGTTCATTCCTGCGGCAGCCCTTTGCTCCAGGGGTGTGCAGGAGAGTCTGTCCCCCTGTCACGGTCCAAGGGACGCGCTTCCCTGGTGACAGCCACGCGCCCTTCCTTCCGTTCCGCCTCTCTCTAGGCCTTTTATCAAGCTGAAAGAGAACGGGCGGTCGAACATCTCCCgttcctcctccagcaccagcagcttcagcagcacGGCAGGGGAGAGCGAGACCCTGGAGGAGTACGACAGCGTGGTAGGTACCAAACCCTCCCTGTGGCACGTTCCTCACGCCCCTTGGctctctgctgcctccagacCTCTGGGCTTTGAGGGGGGAAGTGCCTGCCAGCCCCCAGGTGCCTCCTCACTGCTGACATGGAGAGGCTTAACCCCATCTCTGGGTGTGGGGAGGAGGGCTGGCGTGCCCTGGTGGGACATCAGGGTGTTGTGGCTGCCCCAtacctggaggtgtttaagaccaggttggacaggacttggagcaacctgatctagtggaaggtgtcgcTGCCCATAGCAGGGAGGGTCTGattagatggtctttaaggtcccttccaaaccaagaacccaaaccattctgtgattgaCAGCCCAGTGAGCCTTGGAatgccctgggcactgctcgGTCCACCCAGGCCAGTAGGTTGCAGTGGGCATGGGTGCAGTGGGGCATTGGCAGGGTGTGGGGGAAGAcctgactgcaggaaaagccATGTCCTGTCTCTGTGAGCAGGGGAGCCAGCCCTCCACCGCATCACCATTCAAGCAGGACGTGTTTGTGTACAGCGCTTCCCCTGGCAGTGAGAGCCCCGGCGTGGGGGCCATGGCCACCCCTGTCATCATGAGCAGGAGCCCCACAGGTGGGTGACAGCAGACTGGCAGGAggcaccagctctgcctttgctccTGGAGCCACCCTGGGTTCCTGTAGTGGTGGGCTGGAGCGGGGTCTGTGGCTCTGGGATGGAGGagcccccagccagccctgccctggtccCAGcgtgaagcagcagctgtgctcgCCCTGGCAGGACAGGCGCCCATCCTGACAGGGCTATTCTGGAGAGATGGCCCCATGTGCTGTAGTTCTGTACTTCCATGGggaatttgtttcctttctcaaTTAGAGCACAGAGGTGGCTCTTGCTGGGGCTTTGTTCCCTGTCTCCCCTGACAGGCACGTGCAGTAGTTGTGGAAACTGTCTCCAGAGGCTGAGCCATGACTCACAATTACTTAATCAACAAGCAGCTTCCCGTGGTCTTGGCTCCATTCCTCTCCTGCCAACCCGCTCACCAACTCCATCCATTGCAGTCAGATGATTTGCACAGTGAGGTGCAACTCAAAAGGGCAGAACAGGCAGGAAAGCTCTTTGCTGGCCCGTTCTGTGGTGACAGTGCAGTGAGATGGGGACGGCCACAGTCACCCCTCACCCACAAATCCCCGTGGCTCTGATTCCTGGAGCCACAGAGAGCCTGCCACAAGGCA
It encodes:
- the RAP1GAP2 gene encoding rap1 GTPase-activating protein 2 isoform X2; this encodes MTFFVVVCARVHALPRWGRLDETCWGPPAPAPAESADLAAPVPSPPPLSHPRCLRQHRATNMFQRKRSVSFGGYGWIDKTMLASLKIKKQELLNSTDVTVPERPLSPPLTAPPTMKSAEFFEMLEKMQAPKLEEQRSGSQKHKEDYIPYPSIDEILEKGRPYPLIILPQFGGYWIEDPENLGTPTSSDSSIGEEEEENLSPSTYGYKLECKGEARAYRKHFLGKDHLNFYCTASSLGNLILSVKCEETDGTEYLRVILRSKVKTLHERIPLSGFSKLPSIPQIAKAFCDDASGLKFNPVLYPKASQMIVSYDEHEVNNTFKFGVIYQKFRQTQEEELFGNNEESTAFKNFLSFLGDTITLQDFKGFRGGLDVSHGQTGAESVYTVFRDREIMFHVSTKLPFTEGDTQQLQRKRHIGNDIVAIIFQEENTPFVPDMIASNFLHAYIVVQVENPEADNTAYKVSVTAREDVPSFGPPLPSPPVFQKSPEFREFLLTKLINAENACCKSDKFAKLEDRTRAALLDNLHDELHGHTQTMLGLGPEEDKLENGGHGGFLESFKRAIRVRSHSMETMVGSQKKHHGSGIPGSLSGGIAHNSGEVTKTTFSPPVPAAAAKNQSRSPIKRRSGLFPRLHTTSESQAESRTRCDSVSGAQKTPDLGHSSQEMKSETSSNPSSPEICPNKDRPFIKLKENGRSNISRSSSSTSSFSSTAGESETLEEYDSVGSQPSTASPFKQDVFVYSASPGSESPGVGAMATPVIMSRSPTDIKNRNSPRSNLKFRFDKLSHGSSSLSH
- the RAP1GAP2 gene encoding rap1 GTPase-activating protein 2 isoform X4, with the translated sequence MTFFVVVCARVHALPRWGRLDETCWGPPAPAPAESADLAAPVPSPPPLSHPRCLRQHRATNMFQRKRSVSFGGYGWIDKTMLASLKIKKQELLNSTDVTVPERPLSPPLTAPPTMKSAEFFEMLEKMQAPKLEEQRSGSQKHKEDYIPYPSIDEILEKGRPYPLIILPQFGGYWIEDPENLGTPTSSDSSIGEEEEENLSPSTYGYKLECKGEARAYRKHFLGKDHLNFYCTASSLGNLILSVKCEETDGTEYLRVILRSKVKTLHERIPLSGFSKLPSIPQIAKAFCDDASGLKFNPVLYPKASQMIVSYDEHEVNNTFKFGVIYQKFRQTQEEELFGNNEESTAFKNFLSFLGDTITLQDFKGFRGGLDVSHGQTGAESVYTVFRDREIMFHVSTKLPFTEGDTQQLQRKRHIGNDIVAIIFQEENTPFVPDMIASNFLHAYIVVQVENPEADNTAYKVSVTAREDVPSFGPPLPSPPVFQKSPEFREFLLTKLINAENACCKSDKFAKLEDRTRAALLDNLHDELHGHTQTMLGLGPEEDKLENGGHGGFLESFKRAIRVRSHSMETMVGSQKKHHGSGIPGSLSGGIAHNSGEVTKTTFSPPVPAAAAKNQSRSPIKRRSGLFPRLHTTSESQAESRTRCDSVSGAQKTPDLGHSSQEMKSETSSNPSSPEICPNKDSTSSFSSTAGESETLEEYDSVGSQPSTASPFKQDVFVYSASPGSESPGVGAMATPVIMSRSPTADIKNRNSPRSNLKFRFDKLSHGSSSLSH
- the RAP1GAP2 gene encoding rap1 GTPase-activating protein 2 isoform X1 produces the protein MTFFVVVCARVHALPRWGRLDETCWGPPAPAPAESADLAAPVPSPPPLSHPRCLRQHRATNMFQRKRSVSFGGYGWIDKTMLASLKIKKQELLNSTDVTVPERPLSPPLTAPPTMKSAEFFEMLEKMQAPKLEEQRSGSQKHKEDYIPYPSIDEILEKGRPYPLIILPQFGGYWIEDPENLGTPTSSDSSIGEEEEENLSPSTYGYKLECKGEARAYRKHFLGKDHLNFYCTASSLGNLILSVKCEETDGTEYLRVILRSKVKTLHERIPLSGFSKLPSIPQIAKAFCDDASGLKFNPVLYPKASQMIVSYDEHEVNNTFKFGVIYQKFRQTQEEELFGNNEESTAFKNFLSFLGDTITLQDFKGFRGGLDVSHGQTGAESVYTVFRDREIMFHVSTKLPFTEGDTQQLQRKRHIGNDIVAIIFQEENTPFVPDMIASNFLHAYIVVQVENPEADNTAYKVSVTAREDVPSFGPPLPSPPVFQKSPEFREFLLTKLINAENACCKSDKFAKLEDRTRAALLDNLHDELHGHTQTMLGLGPEEDKLENGGHGGFLESFKRAIRVRSHSMETMVGSQKKHHGSGIPGSLSGGIAHNSGEVTKTTFSPPVPAAAAKNQSRSPIKRRSGLFPRLHTTSESQAESRTRCDSVSGAQKTPDLGHSSQEMKSETSSNPSSPEICPNKDRPFIKLKENGRSNISRSSSSTSSFSSTAGESETLEEYDSVGSQPSTASPFKQDVFVYSASPGSESPGVGAMATPVIMSRSPTADIKNRNSPRSNLKFRFDKLSHGSSSLSH
- the RAP1GAP2 gene encoding rap1 GTPase-activating protein 2 isoform X10 gives rise to the protein MKAPKLEEQRSGSQKHKEDYIPYPSIDEILEKGRPYPLIILPQFGGYWIEDPENLGTPTSSDSSIGEEEEENLSPSTYGYKLECKGEARAYRKHFLGKDHLNFYCTASSLGNLILSVKCEETDGTEYLRVILRSKVKTLHERIPLSGFSKLPSIPQIAKAFCDDASGLKFNPVLYPKASQMIVSYDEHEVNNTFKFGVIYQKFRQTQEEELFGNNEESTAFKNFLSFLGDTITLQDFKGFRGGLDVSHGQTGAESVYTVFRDREIMFHVSTKLPFTEGDTQQLQRKRHIGNDIVAIIFQEENTPFVPDMIASNFLHAYIVVQVENPEADNTAYKVSVTAREDVPSFGPPLPSPPVFQKSPEFREFLLTKLINAENACCKSDKFAKLEDRTRAALLDNLHDELHGHTQTMLGLGPEEDKLENGGHGGFLESFKRAIRVRSHSMETMVGSQKKHHGSGIPGSLSGGIAHNSGEVTKTTFSPPVPAAAAKNQSRSPIKRRSGLFPRLHTTSESQAESRTRCDSVSGAQKTPDLGHSSQEMKSETSSNPSSPEICPNKDRPFIKLKENGRSNISRSSSSTSSFSSTAGESETLEEYDSVGSQPSTASPFKQDVFVYSASPGSESPGVGAMATPVIMSRSPTADIKNRNSPRSNLKFRFDKLSHGSSSLSH